One region of Agrobacterium tumefaciens genomic DNA includes:
- a CDS encoding endonuclease/exonuclease/phosphatase family protein, with product MTQYVLAFWNVENLFAPEGYPAREPWIAERLKNDLKGWTEDLFKTKLRQLGLIIRQIGGAGPDLLGVCEVENRFVLETLAEHLNDLMPERAYRVVHADSSKDQRGIDTAFIYDSKKLLINETEIFSHFVMRRTGTRDITQCTFITKGGRQLIALSNHWPSRSGGAVESAGFRMTAGETLGYWHQRIREEKGNDIAVVAFGDFNDDPSDASLRYHANSTRERDDVESSQSAMFYNLTWNYLRQQVVDSVGTARTIYGTLYFNGDANIFDQILVSRSLLTGSSGFAVREETAKIEAIAAMVSHSKNEGPIRFGLSKGDAVKNVNLGGFSDHFPVSVIIEEADAIV from the coding sequence ATGACCCAATATGTCCTGGCGTTCTGGAATGTCGAAAACCTGTTTGCGCCGGAGGGTTATCCAGCGCGCGAACCTTGGATTGCCGAGCGGCTGAAGAACGATCTCAAAGGCTGGACCGAAGATCTGTTCAAGACCAAGCTCAGGCAACTCGGTTTGATCATAAGACAGATCGGCGGCGCCGGGCCGGATCTGCTCGGCGTGTGCGAAGTCGAGAACCGTTTCGTTCTGGAGACGCTTGCGGAACATCTGAACGACCTCATGCCCGAGCGCGCCTACCGTGTGGTGCATGCAGATTCCAGCAAGGACCAGCGCGGCATCGATACGGCCTTCATCTATGACAGCAAGAAGCTACTGATCAACGAAACCGAGATTTTCAGCCATTTCGTGATGCGCCGCACCGGTACGCGCGACATTACCCAATGCACCTTCATCACCAAGGGCGGACGCCAGCTTATCGCCCTTTCCAATCACTGGCCGTCGCGCTCCGGCGGCGCGGTGGAAAGCGCCGGTTTTCGCATGACCGCCGGTGAGACGCTTGGCTACTGGCACCAGCGGATCAGGGAAGAGAAAGGTAACGACATCGCCGTCGTCGCCTTCGGCGATTTCAACGACGACCCTTCCGATGCATCGCTGCGCTATCACGCCAATTCCACCCGCGAGCGCGACGATGTCGAAAGCTCGCAATCGGCAATGTTCTACAATCTCACCTGGAACTACCTGCGCCAGCAGGTAGTGGATTCAGTCGGTACGGCAAGAACGATCTATGGCACGCTCTATTTCAACGGCGACGCCAATATCTTCGACCAGATCCTCGTCTCAAGATCGCTTCTGACCGGGAGCAGCGGCTTCGCGGTGCGCGAGGAAACCGCGAAAATTGAAGCCATTGCCGCCATGGTCAGCCACAGCAAGAATGAGGGGCCGATCCGCTTCGGCCTGTCGAAAGGCGATGCAGTCAAAAACGTCAATCTCGGTGGTTTCTCCGATCACTTTCCCGTATCGGTCATTATCGAGGAAGCCGACGCCATCGTGTGA
- the ilvC gene encoding ketol-acid reductoisomerase: protein MRVYYDRDADLNLIKSKNVVIVGYGSQGRAHALNLKDSGAKNVVIALKAGSPTVKKAEADGFKVMTVAEAAKWGDLLMMATPDELQADIYKADIAGNIRDGAAIAFAHGLNVHFGLIEPKASLDVVMIAPKGPGHTVRGEYQKGGGVPCLVAVHQNASGNALELALSYACGVGGGRSGIIETNFKEECETDLFGEQVVLCGGLVELIRAGFETLVEAGYAPEMAYFECLHEVKLIVDLIYEGGIANMNYSISNTAEWGEYVTGPRIITADTKAEMKRVLHDIQTGKFTTEWMQEWKAGGARFKGIRRNNDAHQIEEVGAKLRGMMPWIGKNKLVDKAVN, encoded by the coding sequence ATGCGCGTTTATTATGATCGTGATGCGGATCTCAATCTCATCAAGTCCAAGAATGTCGTCATCGTCGGCTACGGTTCCCAGGGCCGCGCCCATGCGCTGAACCTCAAGGATTCCGGCGCCAAGAACGTCGTCATTGCTCTGAAGGCCGGTTCACCGACCGTCAAGAAGGCGGAAGCCGACGGCTTCAAGGTCATGACCGTTGCCGAAGCCGCCAAGTGGGGCGACCTTTTGATGATGGCGACGCCTGACGAATTGCAGGCCGACATCTACAAGGCCGACATTGCCGGCAACATCCGTGACGGTGCGGCGATTGCTTTCGCACACGGCCTCAACGTTCACTTCGGCCTCATCGAGCCGAAGGCTTCGCTCGACGTCGTCATGATCGCACCGAAGGGCCCCGGCCACACGGTTCGCGGCGAATACCAGAAGGGCGGCGGCGTGCCCTGCCTCGTTGCCGTTCACCAGAACGCTTCCGGCAACGCACTTGAACTCGCTCTCTCCTACGCCTGCGGCGTTGGCGGCGGCCGTTCTGGCATCATCGAAACCAACTTCAAGGAAGAGTGCGAAACCGACCTCTTCGGCGAACAGGTCGTTTTGTGCGGCGGTCTCGTAGAACTCATCCGCGCCGGTTTCGAAACCCTGGTCGAAGCCGGTTACGCACCGGAAATGGCCTATTTCGAATGCCTGCACGAAGTGAAGCTGATCGTTGATCTGATCTATGAAGGCGGCATCGCCAACATGAACTACTCGATCTCCAACACGGCCGAGTGGGGCGAATACGTCACCGGTCCTCGCATCATCACCGCTGACACCAAGGCTGAAATGAAGCGCGTTCTTCACGACATCCAGACCGGCAAGTTCACGACCGAGTGGATGCAGGAATGGAAGGCTGGCGGCGCACGCTTCAAGGGCATCCGTCGCAACAACGACGCCCACCAGATCGAAGAAGTCGGTGCAAAGCTGCGCGGCATGATGCCCTGGATCGGCAAGAACAAGCTGGTCGACAAGGCCGTCAACTAA